The following proteins come from a genomic window of Malus domestica chromosome 02, GDT2T_hap1:
- the LOC103455671 gene encoding uncharacterized protein, with protein sequence MAGVDLIVGGIVGTLCSELYNLVVTLIKKTNEFSPLLEAIKSTVGGLESLIPRIEDLNEKLKISNKEIDMLKKTLSEGVKLVGKCSNKPKWYEKAKYTDKLTALDEALKRELNMLKAHAARDAKENLLLARKNQGQLVELARDWSKWLGMARKHGDQLGESVKDGRETFGAVEEIKKLIVKLLEFWVSCLIIIIVVWVILLIFRHLGKSMRIATAVPDWKILSRSSCKGCKSVVWWARVGVFFVGSFGNLFGYVSVVLGIFFSIAADITLEIRAQHQQGFSGSRVRRLLSSIGSSAFVLFVLIFGFFWV encoded by the coding sequence ATGGCTGGAGTAGACCTTATAGTAGGAGGGATTGTCGGCACATTGTGTTCAGAGCTGTATAATCTCGTTGTTACTCTGATAAAAAAGACTAACGAGTTCAGTCCCCTCCTCGAAGCGATCAAATCAACGGTTGGTGGTTTGGAGTCACTGATCCCACGGATAGAAGATCTAAACGAGAAACTGAAAATCTCAAACAAGGAGATAGACATGTTAAAGAAGACCTTGTCCGAAGGCGTAAAGCTGGTTGGCAAATGCTCCAACAAGCCCAAGTGGTACGAGAAGGCTAAATATACAGACAAACTCACAGCTTTGGACGAGGCTCTCAAACGGGAGTTAAATATGCTAAAAGCGCACGCAGCGAGGGATGCGAAAGAGAACTTGCTTTTGGCGAGGAAAAACCAAGGCCAACTTGTTGAACTAGCGAGGGATTGGAGCAAGTGGTTGGGAATGGCGAGGAAACACGGCGATCAACTTGGAGAATCGGTGAAGGACGGGAGGGAGACGTTCGGTGCAGTTGAGGAAATAAAGAAGCTGATCGTTAAATTACTAGAGTTTTGGGTATCATGCCTGATCATAATTATTGTTGTCTGGGTAATTCTGCTCATATTTCGTCATCTTGGAAAGAGTATGCGGATTGCAACAGCAGTACCGGACTGGAAAATATTGTCCCGCTCAAGCTGTAAAGGCTGCAAATCGGTTGTGTGGTGGGCGAGGGTCGGTGTATTTTTCGTCGGGTCATTTGGTAACCTATTTGGATATGTTAGCGTTGTGTTAGGCATCTTCTTCTCGATTGCGGCTGATATCACTTTAGAAATTCGTGCTCAGCATCAACAAGGTTTCTCCGGCTCACGGGTCCGCAGATTGCTTTCCTCCATTGGCTCCAGTGCTTTCGTTCTTTTTGTGTTaatatttgggtttttttgggtttaa
- the LOC139190956 gene encoding serine acetyltransferase 4-like, translated as MSYVLEPGTPPTIFLPEHYRSLEWIFTQGATLGGTGKETGDRHPKIGDGALIGASVTILGNIKIGRGAMVAAGSLVLKDVPPHSMVAGIPVEVIGYVDEIDHSLTMKHDVTKEFFEHVVVRRKDTRPAGWCKDSSVLPFLK; from the exons ATGAGCTATGTGCTCGAGCCAGGAACTCCACCAACAATATTCCTGCCCGAACACTATAG GTCGTTGGAGTGGATATTTACCCAG GGTGCGACTCTGGGAGGAACTGGGAAGGAAACTGGTGATCGTCATCCAAAAATAGGTGACGGTGCACTAATTGGAGCCAGTGTAACTATACTTGGGAATATCAAGATAGGTCGAGGAGCAATGGTAGCTGCTGGTTCCCTTGTGCTGAAAGATGTCCCTCCACACAG CATGGTGGCGGGAATACCAGTAGAGGTGATCGGATATGTAGACGAAATAGATCATTCATTAACAATGAAGCACG ATGTTACCAAAGAGTTTTTCGAACATGTAGTTGTGCGGCGTAAAGATACAAGACCTGCTGGTTGGTGTAAAGATTCCTCTGTCCTTCCCTTTCTCAAGTAA
- the LOC103455710 gene encoding protein STRICTOSIDINE SYNTHASE-LIKE 5-like: MHSPSPAQASDGAHPTPTRKTPSWHSTLLIFSVLAPVAIALLIYQLDTLNPAPLPLHELTQPVAAAPKRNAHMLKGSEFVGAGALMAPEDVAYDPKSGFIYTGCADGWVKRVTLNESAADSVVENWVFTGGRPLGLAHGADKEVYVADTEKGLLKISEEGTIELLTDEAEGVKFKLTDFVDVAEDGMIYFTDASYKYSLHEFMWDILEGRPYGRFLSYNPTTKETKVLVRNLYFANGLVVSPDQNYVIFCETVMRRCRKYYLQGTKKGSVENFIDQLPGMPDNIRYDGEGRYWIALATDVKPYWDLALRYPFIRKVLAIVKRYAGGRPYLEKNAGVFAVNLDGEPIAHYSDPELFLITSGIKIGKFLYCGSVVYPYIIRLDLDRHPAHATT, translated from the exons ATGCACTCCCCTTCCCCAGCCCAAGCCTCCGACGGCGCTCATCCCACTCCCACAAGAAAAACTCCTTCATGGCACTCAACTCTTCTCATCTTCTCAGTACTAGCTCCAGTAGCAATAGCCCTACTCATTTACCAACTCGACACGCTCAACCCAGCTCCTCTGCCGCTTCACGAGTTGACTCAACCAGTCGCAGCTGCTCCGAAGCGTAATGCTCATATGCTCAAAGGGTCGGAGTTTGTGGGTGCCGGGGCTTTAATGGCACCGGAAGACGTGGCTTACGATCCGAAGTCGGGATTTATTTATACCGGATGTGCTGATGGGTGGGTTAAACGAGTCACGCTGAACGAGTCGGCTGCTGACTCGGTGGTGGAGAACTGGGTTTTCACCGGCGGGAGGCCACTCGGACTTGCTCACGGCGCTGACAAGGAGGTTTACGTGGCTGACACGGAAAAG GGGCTACTGAAGATAAGTGAGGAGGGAACAATCGAACTGCTGACAGATGAGGCCGAGGGTGTAAAATTCAAGCTAACAGATTTTGTAGATGTTGCAGAAGATGGTATGATATATTTCACAGATGCTTCATACAAATACAGCTTGCATGAGTTCATGTGGGACATTTTAGAAGGTAGACCCTACGGTAGATTTCTGAGCTACAATCCGACGACCAAAGagaccaaagtgctcgttcgcaaCCTGTACTTTGCTAATGGACTTGTGGTCTCTCCCGATCAAAACTATGTCATCTTCTGCGAAACTGTCAT GAGAAGGTGTAGGAAATATTACCTGCAAGGCACTAAAAAAGGGAGTGTAGAAAACTTTATCGACCAGTTACCGGGCATGCCTGATAATATCAGATATGATGGAGAAGGCCGCTACTGGATTGCACTGGCCACG GATGTTAAACCATACTGGGATCTAGCACTTCGATATCCTTTTATTCGGAAAGTCCTAGCGATCGTGAAGCGGTATGCAGGAGGCCGGCCATATTTGGAGAAGAATGCTGGCGTATTTGCTGTGAATTTGGATGGGGAGCCGATTGCTCATTACTCTGATCCTGAGTTGTTTCTTATTACAAGTGGGATCAAGATTGGAAAGTTCCTCTACTGCGGTTCCGTCGTCTATCCCTACATTATCCGCCTCGATCTGGATCGACATCCTGCACATGCCACCACATGA
- the LOC103455681 gene encoding serine acetyltransferase 2: protein MNHPLTKISETLAPSASLPSSPSTSLPFHPRQFHAKNIQKYNKKHPRNVAVSSHHEDHATTFRHTRTKHRLYSLSLSSLSLSTPTLFFHEGFDPFLKAPSFLSIYLMACVSDESWVPLPKLLSDRLYLREDDRRDADDDQSGFFGSESTAYRLEKVFPVYALGISKPESDSVVGPASVSGDPIWDAIREEAKLEAEKEPILSSFLYASILAHDCLEQALGFVLANRLQNPTLLATQLMDIFYDVMLRDEDIQRSIRLDVQAFKDRDPACLSYCSALLYLKGYHSLQVHRVAHSLWSQGRKVLALALQSRISEVFGVDIHPAAKIGEGILLDHGTGVVIGETAVVGNRVSLMHGVTLGGTGKEIGDRHPKVGDGALIGASATILGNIKIGRGAMVAAGSLVLKDVPPHSMVAGIPAKVIGYVDEIDPSLTMKHDATKEFFEHVAVQRRDTRPAGGQSSGRIDGSI from the exons ATGAACCATCCACTCACCAAAATTTCAGAAACGCTCGCACCCTCCGCGTCTTTACCTTCTTCTCCATCCACCTCCCTTCCCTTCCATCCACGACAATTTCACGCCAAAAATATccaaaaatataacaaaaaacaCCCTCGAAACGTAGCAGTTTCATCACACCACGAGGACCACGCCACAACTTTCCGCCACACACGCACAAAACACCgcctttactctctctctctctcctcactttctctctctaccccCACTCTGTTTTTCCATGAGGGATTCGATCCCTTCCTGAAAGCGCCCTCCTTTCTTTCAATCTATCTCATGGCTTGCGTGAGCGATGAGAGCTGGGTCCCTCTCCCCAAACTGCTCTCCGACCGCCTCTATCTCCGGGAAGACGACCGCCGCGACGCCGACGATGATCAGTCCGGGTTTTTCGGGTCCGAGTCCACAGCGTACCGGTTGGAGAAGGTTTTTCCGGTTTATGCATTGGGGATTTCGAAGCCCGAGTCCGACTCCGTTGTTGGACCCGCTTCCGTTTCCGGCGACCCGATTTGGGATGCAATAAGGGAAGAGGCCAAGTTGGAG GCAGAAAAGGAGCCAATTTTGAGTAGCTTCTTGTATGCCAGCATCTTGGCACATGATTGTTTAGAGCAGGCGTTGGGGTTTGTTCTCGCCAACAGACTGCAGAACCCGACGCTTTTGGCAACTCAACTGATGGATATATTCTATGATGTGATGCTGCGTGATGAAGATATTCAGCGATCCATTCGCTTAGATGTGCAG gCATTTAAAGaccgtgatccagcctgcttgTCATATTGTTCGGCCCTATTGTATCTCAAG GGCTACCATTCATTGCAAGTACATCGAGTAGCTCATTCGTTGTGGAGTCAAGGACGTAAAGTATTGGCCTTGGCATTACAAAGCCGAATTAGTGAG GTCTTTGGAGTGGACATTCACCCAG CTGCAAAAATTGGAGAGGGAATACTGTTGGATCATGGTACTGGTGTGGTTATTGGCGAAACTGCTGTTGTAGGAAACAGAGTTTCACTGATGCAC GGTGTGACTTTGGGGGGAACTGGGAAGGAAATTGGTGATCGTCATCCAAAAGTAGGTGACGGCGCACTGATTGGAGCCAGTGCAACTATACTTGGGAATATCAAAATAGGTCGAGGAGCAATGGTAGCTGCTGGTTCGCTTGTGCTGAAAGATGTCCCTCCACACAG CATGGTGGCGGGAATACCAGCAAAGGTGATTGGATATGTAGACGAAATAGATCCTTCGTTAACAATGAAGCACG ATGCTACCAAAGAATTTTTTGAACATGTAGCTGTGCAGCGTAGAGATACAAGACCTGCTG GAGGTCAGAGCTCAGGAAGAATTGATGGGAGCATTTGA
- the LOC139190959 gene encoding uncharacterized protein produces MAENDDKLKPSGSTEGTTFDVNHSYYLHHSGQPGMMLISQPLTPDNYNTWSRAMIGALKAKNKLSFVDGTFKKPEQKVAASDLHQWDRCNSLVKTWLVNSISPKLQSSVIYYDLAYQVWEDLKERFSQTNNMQLYHIESAIHDCVQGAITVSSYFTKLKTLWDERDAAISLPDCDYNTLQHVLAFQQNQKVIKFLMGLNETFSAVKDQILLMDPLPPVNKVYSLVLRHEKQHNTTTGKTPVQEAAAFAAKGPDSSKKGADMKYPEQQRSDSKQQRSRGNNISSNLERQDLGNSFPFTPDQCKQILTMLNGNKAKANNVGPTFGEDDWDGD; encoded by the exons ATGGCAGAGAACGATGACAAACTCAAGCCCTCTGGTTCAACGGAGGGAACCACGTTTGACGTTAATCATTCTTATTACCTGCATCATTCCGGTCAGCCGGGAATGATGCTCATTTCTCAGCCGCTAACTCCAGACAACTACAACACTTGGAGCAGGGCGATGATCGGTGCATTGAAAGCCAAAAACAAACTTAGTTTTGTTGATGGAACTTTCAAGAAACCAGAACAAAAGGTTGCTGCATCAGACTTGCATCAGTGGGATCGATGTAACAGCCTGGTTAAAACATGGTTGGTAAATTCAATATCACCGAAACTTCAATCGAGCGTCATTTACTATGACCTTGCGTACCAAGTTTGGGAAGACTTGAAAGAACGGTTTTCTCAAACAAACAATATGCAATTGTACCATATTGAAAGTGCAATTCATGATTGTGTCCAAGGAGCAATAACCGTAAGTTCctacttcaccaaactcaagaCATTGTGGGATGAGAGAGATGCTGCGATTAGCCTACCCGATTGCGACTACAACACTTTGCAACATGTGTTGGCATTCCAGCAAAATCAAAAGGTAATTAAATTTCTTATGGGACTTAATGAAACATTTAGTGCAGTGAAGGATCAAATTCTGTTGATGGATCCACTTCCTCCCGTCAACAAAGTATATTCCCTTGTGCTGCGACATGAGAAGCAGCACAACACCACCACAGGTAAAACACCAGTTCAGGAAGCTGCTGCCTTTGCTGCAAAAGGACCAGATTCTAGCAAGAAGGGTGCTGATATGAAAT ATCCGGAGCAACAAAGAAGTGATTCTAAACAGCAGCGATCAAGAGGAAATAACATTTCAAGCAACCTTGAAAGGCAAGATTTGGGAAATTCTTTCCCTTTTACACCTGACCAATGCAAGCAGATCCTGACCATGCTCAATGGCAATAAAGCCAAGGCAAACAACGTTG GACCTACGTTTGGGGAAGATGATTGGGACGGGGACTGA
- the LOC103455697 gene encoding isocitrate dehydrogenase [NAD] regulatory subunit 1, mitochondrial isoform X2 has product MARRSVQLLRHLLPKATAPTLSPTSNPTRSVTYMPRPGDGAPRAVTLIPGDGIGPLVTNAVEQVMDAMHAPIYFETFEVHGDMPKVPDEVMESIKKNKVCLKGGLATPMGGGVSSLNLQLRRELDLYASLVNCFNLPGLVTKHENVDIVVIRENTEGEYSGLEHEVIPGVVESLKFCSERIARYAFEYAYLNNRKKVTAVHKANIMKLADGLFLESCREVATNYPSIAYNEIIVDNCCMQLVSKPEQFDVMVTPNLYGNLVANTAAGLAGGTGVMPGGNVGADHAIFEQGASAGNVGNQRILDLKKANPVALLLSSAMMLRHLQFPSFSDRLETAVKRVILEGKCRTKDLGGQSTTQEVVDAVIAALD; this is encoded by the exons ATGGCCCGCAGATCCGTGCAACTCCTCCGCCACCTCCTCCCGAAAGCAACCGCCCCGACCCTCTCCCCCACCTCCAACCCAACCCGATCCGTAACCTACATGCCCCGCCCCGGAGACGGCGCCCCTCGCGCCGTAACACTAATCCCCGGCGACGGCATCGGTCCTCTCGTTACCAACGCCGTCGAGCAGGTCATGGACGCGATGCATGCGCCAATCTACTTCGAGACCTTCGAGGTCCACGGCGACATGCCGAAGGTTCCGGATGAGGTGATGGAGTCGATCAAGAAGAACAAGGTGTGCTTGAAGGGCGGGCTGGCGACGCCCATGGGCGGCGGCGTGAGCTCTCTCAATTTGCAGCTGAGGAGGGAGCTTGATCTCTACGCCTCCCTCGTCAACTGCTTCAATCTGCCGGGGCTGGTGACGAAGCACGAGAATGTCGATATTGTCGTGATCAGGGAGAATACCGAGGGCGAGTACTCTGGGCTCGAACACGAGGTCATTCCTGGCGTCGTTGAAAGCCTTAAG TTCTGCTCGGAGCGTATTGCTAGATATGCGTTTGAGTATGCTTACCTAAACAACAGAAAGAAGGTGACTGCTGTGCACAAAGCAAACATTATGAAGCTTGCAGATGGTCTCTTCTTGGAGTCTTGTCGTGAGGTCGCCACAAACTATCCTAGCATTGCGTATAATGAAATCATTGTCGACAACTGCTGCATGCAACTTGTTTCGAAGCCCGAGCAATTTGATGTCATG GTGACACCGAATCTTTATGGCAATCTTGTTGCCAATACAGCAGCCGGTCTTGCTGGTGGCACTGGAGTTATGCCAGGAG GCAATGTTGGGGCTGATCATGCTATTTTCGAGCAAGGCGCTTCAGCAGGAAATGTTGGAAATCAGAGAATATTGGACCTGAAGAAAGCAAACCCAGTGGCCCTCCTTCTCTCCTCCGCCATGATGTTGAGACATCTGCAATTTCCGTCCTTTTCTGATCGACTAGAAACTGCAGTGAAACGAGTAATATTGGAGGGTAAATGCAGGACAAAGGACCTTGGAGGACAGAGCACAACCCAAGAGGTTGTTGACGCGGTCATTGCTGCCTTAGATTGA
- the LOC103455697 gene encoding isocitrate dehydrogenase [NAD] regulatory subunit 1, mitochondrial isoform X1 — MARRSVQLLRHLLPKATAPTLSPTSNPTRSVTYMPRPGDGAPRAVTLIPGDGIGPLVTNAVEQVMDAMHAPIYFETFEVHGDMPKVPDEVMESIKKNKVCLKGGLATPMGGGVSSLNLQLRRELDLYASLVNCFNLPGLVTKHENVDIVVIRENTEGEYSGLEHEVIPGVVESLKVITKFCSERIARYAFEYAYLNNRKKVTAVHKANIMKLADGLFLESCREVATNYPSIAYNEIIVDNCCMQLVSKPEQFDVMVTPNLYGNLVANTAAGLAGGTGVMPGGNVGADHAIFEQGASAGNVGNQRILDLKKANPVALLLSSAMMLRHLQFPSFSDRLETAVKRVILEGKCRTKDLGGQSTTQEVVDAVIAALD; from the exons ATGGCCCGCAGATCCGTGCAACTCCTCCGCCACCTCCTCCCGAAAGCAACCGCCCCGACCCTCTCCCCCACCTCCAACCCAACCCGATCCGTAACCTACATGCCCCGCCCCGGAGACGGCGCCCCTCGCGCCGTAACACTAATCCCCGGCGACGGCATCGGTCCTCTCGTTACCAACGCCGTCGAGCAGGTCATGGACGCGATGCATGCGCCAATCTACTTCGAGACCTTCGAGGTCCACGGCGACATGCCGAAGGTTCCGGATGAGGTGATGGAGTCGATCAAGAAGAACAAGGTGTGCTTGAAGGGCGGGCTGGCGACGCCCATGGGCGGCGGCGTGAGCTCTCTCAATTTGCAGCTGAGGAGGGAGCTTGATCTCTACGCCTCCCTCGTCAACTGCTTCAATCTGCCGGGGCTGGTGACGAAGCACGAGAATGTCGATATTGTCGTGATCAGGGAGAATACCGAGGGCGAGTACTCTGGGCTCGAACACGAGGTCATTCCTGGCGTCGTTGAAAGCCTTAAG GTGATCACAAAGTTCTGCTCGGAGCGTATTGCTAGATATGCGTTTGAGTATGCTTACCTAAACAACAGAAAGAAGGTGACTGCTGTGCACAAAGCAAACATTATGAAGCTTGCAGATGGTCTCTTCTTGGAGTCTTGTCGTGAGGTCGCCACAAACTATCCTAGCATTGCGTATAATGAAATCATTGTCGACAACTGCTGCATGCAACTTGTTTCGAAGCCCGAGCAATTTGATGTCATG GTGACACCGAATCTTTATGGCAATCTTGTTGCCAATACAGCAGCCGGTCTTGCTGGTGGCACTGGAGTTATGCCAGGAG GCAATGTTGGGGCTGATCATGCTATTTTCGAGCAAGGCGCTTCAGCAGGAAATGTTGGAAATCAGAGAATATTGGACCTGAAGAAAGCAAACCCAGTGGCCCTCCTTCTCTCCTCCGCCATGATGTTGAGACATCTGCAATTTCCGTCCTTTTCTGATCGACTAGAAACTGCAGTGAAACGAGTAATATTGGAGGGTAAATGCAGGACAAAGGACCTTGGAGGACAGAGCACAACCCAAGAGGTTGTTGACGCGGTCATTGCTGCCTTAGATTGA